The sequence GCCAGCTGCGCAGCGGGCGCCGCGATCTCAGCCACTACGCGCAGCAACTGGGCGCAGTCGGACTTTCGCGTGATCGACAGGGGGATGCGGCCGGAGCGCAGTACCTGTTGATGCAAGCCCTGCGCTGCTGGAGCGCTGCGGGCAGACTGCAGAGTTTCGAGTCGTTGCGTATGCAAAACGAACTGGGACGATTGCAACTTGAAGTCCAGTCCTCCGCAGCGGCCTACCGCCAGCTGGCCGAAGTTCGACGGGGACTGGATCGCGCCGGCTTTCACGTCGGACCAGTCAGCCGTCTGAATTTGCAGCTGCTGGCCTCGGCGGCGGCCGCAACCGGCCGTTATAGCGAGGCGCTGGAACATTTTGATCGTCTGGCGGAGGAAGCCGCTCCCGAATCAGCAGAAGACGGATTGCAAAGCGCGTTGCTCGATTACAATCGCGCGGCCATGCGCGCAGCGGCCTCGGGCGGAGATTTGCAAATGGCGCTGATCGAATCGCGGCGCGCAGCCGCTGTCTTTCACGAGCGGGGCTGGGACAATTCGGAACTGGCTATTGAGAACCTGAATAATCAGGCTGCTATCCTGCGACGCCTGAATCAGTGGGATCAGTCAGAGTCGCTTTTCGAAAAGTCCAGGCAACGATTGCGAATGCTTGGCCTCGAAAACGCCTCCATCTATCCGTCGGTCATTCGCAATCTTTCGCGCCTGCGTGCGCTGCAGGGCGATTCCTACAATGCACAGCGCCTGGGTCGCCAGGCGCAGCTGGCGGCGCGTCATGACTACCAGCGGCGCTGGACGCGCGTCCGCAGCGTATTGCAAAGCGGCGACCTGAGCGTCGCCGGCGTGCGCACCAGCCTGCAAACGCCTTCCGGCGCTGACTCGTTTTTTACTGCCGACGAGGAGGATCAGGTTCGCAGCTTTACCGGCGCCTTTCGCGCCGATCGCCACCCCCAGCACATTCTTTCGCGCACCTATGCCGGTCGGCTCGATGATACCAATGTCTTCCTGTTCGATTTACTAAACCGCAGCGGGGATTCAGCGCCCATGCAGGCCTTGCGCAAGGTAATGATCGCTGGCGGCGACAGCGATGGCCGCGGACTGCTCTTTGTTGACATCGGTCCGGCCATCGCCAATGCCACGGAGCCAGCGGTTACAACTCGCAGCCTGGCCCGCGATTTTCCAGCAATGCAAGTCGTCGCCCTGGATTTGCCGGAACAGGTTTCGATCTTCGAATTTCGCCTGCCTGAGGCTCAGCGACGCCTGGTACTGCAACATCCCAACCTGCAGGTGCTCGCCGCCAATGGTTTCGATCCCTTGCTGTCACAGATGCGCATTCCTGCGCGCTGGCGACGAAGCGACCGGCAAGCGATGATTCCGTCCGAAGGCCAGGCGATCGTTTTGCGCGCGGCCAATTCGATCGACATTTACGGACAGTGGTCGCAGATTCGCGGCGTATTTTCATCGCTCGGTCAGGAATTTGAAGAGTCGCCGGTGCTGTTCTTCTTCAATCAGTCGATCCTCTACAAGGCCCCCGACCAGCGCCGCTTTGCCATCATTGGATTCCTATCGGTTCGCGGCTTCCATCACAATGTTAACAGCCTGGATCGCGGCGGAGACCCGCCTTACACTCTGGCCGCCGAGTGGATCGAGCCCTGAACAAGGACGGATCAAGCTTCGGCCGGATTGCCGCTGGCACATTGTAGCCAGATTTCACGAACCGCGGCGGGCATGGGCCATGCAAGAGCGCGTTCGCGACCGGCCAGGGACATCTTGGCGGCCGTCTTCCTTAAAATGTCCGCGGTTTTTACCGGATCATGTTGCGCGGCAAACTCCAGCGCATAATGACTCAAGAAAACCAGACAGATAACATCCTCCAGCAGCTGCACCTCGCTGTCCTGGCGCAGATTCCTTTTTTGGACCAGCGCCTCGACTCTTAGTATCAGCTCTTCCGCAAATTGCAGCGCTGTCAGAATCTCCCGCAGTTCGGCAGCGTGAAATCGCTGTAGATCAGTTCGCCAGCGATGGTAACCGGCGCGGTCACGCGGATAGGTATCGCGCGGAATTTTCCACCTTCGAATGTGCTGACCGCGTGCGGCGATGCACAGGGCGAGGTTGGCAGCCGGTTCGATGGCAAGCAACGTGGTCGTCATCCTTCGCCCGTAGAGCAGCGCCTTTGCGCTCCCATCCTCTCCATCTCGCTGTGGATCCTCGCTGTTGGCGCGATCAATTGCAGCGTGGACCGCCTTTAGCATTTCTTCGCGATCTTGCATTGCACCCAGCGAAAGTCCCCGCCATGCCCGGGACAATCTTTTCTGCAATCTGCTGGGCGGCTCCTATTGCCAGTCGCAAGCTGTCCGCAGTGGGCGGATCCTTGATTACTCGAAGGCAGGCCTTAGCGGCCGGCGCCGGGCTGCTGGGCGCCGCCGCAGGAGTTGTGGCACAGGGCAGCGACCAGGCGGATTGGTTGCTACAAGGCGGCCAGCTCTTCGATGGCAGCGGCGCAGCGCCTCAACAGGCGGACCTTGCCATCAAAGATGGACATATCCTCGCCATCGGCGGCCTTGAGGGAATGGCGGCGAAGCGTCGCCTCAATCTGCGCGGTCTGGCCGTAGCGCCGGGCTTCATTGATTTGCACAGCCACAGTGATCTTGCGCTCCTGCAGGGCGGACGCGCGCTTTCCAAGCTCTACCAGGGCGTCACCACAGAAGTGATCGGGCAGGATGGCCGTAGCCTTGCACCGCTCAGTTCTGAACAGGCTTCAGCAAGCAACCGACGTCTGGAGGCCATGGGAATTGCCGGCGCGAATTGGCTCGATTTCGCGGGGATGGTGCAGCGCTACGACGCAGCGCCGCTCTATGCCAATGTAGTCTTCCTGGCGGGCGCCGGTCAGTTGCGCCGCCAGATCCTGGGCGATCAGTTTCGTCCGGCCGCGCCGCTGGAGCTGGCGCGCATGACTGCCGCCGGACGCGCTGCGCGTCAGGCGGGCGTCGCCGGGCTCAGCAGCGGACTGGAATATCCGCCGGGCGCTTATGCAACCAGGCGCGAGCTTATCGCTCTGGCCCGCCAGATGGGGTTATACGTTACACATATGCGCAACGAAGATGACCGGGTGCTGGAAGCGCTGGACGAGGCATTATCCATCGCCCAGAATTCTGGCGCGCGATTGCACGTCAGTCATCTCAAGGCGCAAGGGCGGCGCAACTGGCCAAAGCAAGCGGAGATGCTGCGTCGCCTGGCGGTCGACCGCAACGCCGGCGCATGGCGCAGCTTTGACGCCTATCCATACAATGCCTACAGCGTTAGCCTGATCTCATTGCTGCCAGTCTGGGCCCGACTGGATCCGGCGCAGCCACTGGGCGAGCGTTTGCACAATGCAAGCTTGCGCGAGCGGATGGCTGCCGGCTTTGAGCGAAAGATTCAGTCGCTTGATTCCTACGATGCGGTCCTGCTGTCCGATCTGCCTCATCCCGACTACCGGCGCTATGAAGGCGCCCGGCTGGGACAGCTGGCCGCCGCATTGGATAAGAGCCCCTTTGATCTGGTAGTAGAAATCCTCGATGCTCTTGGTCCGCGCGCCGCAATGATTGGCTTTGCAATGAGCGAGCAAAATGTAGCGGCGCTGATGTCCGAAGCCTGGTGCGCCATTGCCTCCGATGGCGCCGCCCTGCCCTTTGAGGGCGAGGGTCGTCCTCATCCGCGCAATTTCAGCGCCTTTCCACGCGCCATTCGCTTTGCGCGGGATGAGGGCGCAGCCAGCATGCAGGAAATGATCCGACGCATGACTTCGCTTCCAGCCGCCATTGTCGGCCTGCAGGGACGCGGACTGCTGTCGACCGGCTTTGCCGCCGATATCGTCGCCTTCGATCCGCTGCACTTTCGTGATCGCGGGGATTACCTGCATCCCCGGCAGAAGCCCGAAGGACTGGCGCATGTATTCGTGAATGGCGCGCCGATGATCCTCAACGGCAATCTGGTCGCGGAGGGGCGCGGCCGGCCGCTGCGCGGAGCACAGTGGCAATGAACAACTGGATCAATGCGCGGCATTGCAGCGATCGAGTCTTTCAGCGGCCGTCGCTTCTGACCGGCCTGATCAACAAGGACATGATCCGCTGGGCCGGGCGTTTTCACGCCCTCGGAAAGCTTCCA comes from Leptospirales bacterium and encodes:
- a CDS encoding tetratricopeptide repeat protein, encoding MRSVSALLILFLVAGPQLQAHRRGAAERAAPYNFPVARLLPPEFDESPVDQNIAFALAHSAAYYLSASRNLALQQALLLRAEAPIVDETGSSGDADLALRWRYSEDGQRVRAELQIVDLRRDRSWSAGRVEGLRSAPGEMAYQMARAWLEAIDEHELNSRALDAEDRREMDLRFRPSLQPYELFARALTVEEQQPLLALALYRRALAMEPYFSEARDRAAVAAYRGGPFAYRQRRDLEFDLKRQLRSGRRDLSHYAQQLGAVGLSRDRQGDAAGAQYLLMQALRCWSAAGRLQSFESLRMQNELGRLQLEVQSSAAAYRQLAEVRRGLDRAGFHVGPVSRLNLQLLASAAAATGRYSEALEHFDRLAEEAAPESAEDGLQSALLDYNRAAMRAAASGGDLQMALIESRRAAAVFHERGWDNSELAIENLNNQAAILRRLNQWDQSESLFEKSRQRLRMLGLENASIYPSVIRNLSRLRALQGDSYNAQRLGRQAQLAARHDYQRRWTRVRSVLQSGDLSVAGVRTSLQTPSGADSFFTADEEDQVRSFTGAFRADRHPQHILSRTYAGRLDDTNVFLFDLLNRSGDSAPMQALRKVMIAGGDSDGRGLLFVDIGPAIANATEPAVTTRSLARDFPAMQVVALDLPEQVSIFEFRLPEAQRRLVLQHPNLQVLAANGFDPLLSQMRIPARWRRSDRQAMIPSEGQAIVLRAANSIDIYGQWSQIRGVFSSLGQEFEESPVLFFFNQSILYKAPDQRRFAIIGFLSVRGFHHNVNSLDRGGDPPYTLAAEWIEP
- a CDS encoding DUF4202 domain-containing protein, with amino-acid sequence MQDREEMLKAVHAAIDRANSEDPQRDGEDGSAKALLYGRRMTTTLLAIEPAANLALCIAARGQHIRRWKIPRDTYPRDRAGYHRWRTDLQRFHAAELREILTALQFAEELILRVEALVQKRNLRQDSEVQLLEDVICLVFLSHYALEFAAQHDPVKTADILRKTAAKMSLAGRERALAWPMPAAVREIWLQCASGNPAEA
- a CDS encoding amidohydrolase family protein, which encodes MGGSLITRRQALAAGAGLLGAAAGVVAQGSDQADWLLQGGQLFDGSGAAPQQADLAIKDGHILAIGGLEGMAAKRRLNLRGLAVAPGFIDLHSHSDLALLQGGRALSKLYQGVTTEVIGQDGRSLAPLSSEQASASNRRLEAMGIAGANWLDFAGMVQRYDAAPLYANVVFLAGAGQLRRQILGDQFRPAAPLELARMTAAGRAARQAGVAGLSSGLEYPPGAYATRRELIALARQMGLYVTHMRNEDDRVLEALDEALSIAQNSGARLHVSHLKAQGRRNWPKQAEMLRRLAVDRNAGAWRSFDAYPYNAYSVSLISLLPVWARLDPAQPLGERLHNASLRERMAAGFERKIQSLDSYDAVLLSDLPHPDYRRYEGARLGQLAAALDKSPFDLVVEILDALGPRAAMIGFAMSEQNVAALMSEAWCAIASDGAALPFEGEGRPHPRNFSAFPRAIRFARDEGAASMQEMIRRMTSLPAAIVGLQGRGLLSTGFAADIVAFDPLHFRDRGDYLHPRQKPEGLAHVFVNGAPMILNGNLVAEGRGRPLRGAQWQ